ctgctcctggggctgctcaggcgCTGCTGGTCACttttggggctggcagaggtgcccacagcggggatttttttggggttagGGGGTCCCAGCTCTGGTGTGTCCCCCTCAGGTggcatggggacactgctgagCTTTGGTTTTGCCCATCCAtgagctcctcctgcaactggGACCCCTCCAGttccccctgagacccccaacacccccaatACTGAACGTTGCCTCTTTTCCCAGGGTGTCAAGGGCCACAAGACTTCCTTGAGTGGCTCCTGGCTGTTTGTTCTGTCCCCATGGGAGCCCTTATCAGCTTCCCTGGCCCACGGCACCCCCTTGACCCAGCTCCTTATCACGGTCAGGGTTTTttgggaagcagagctgctggctctgagccAGCACATGGAAACCTGCAATGTCCCTCCTGTTCCCAGCAAAGTGTCACCCCCCCCGGGGCAATGACCTTGCTCTCTGCCCATGGATGTGATTTTGGGGACAACAGTGAGTTTGCAGCTCTGGAAAGATCAAATCAACTTCCAGGGgtctctttttccccctcccagcctCGCTGCTCCTCTGGTTttcagtgctgcacttgggagAGGCCCCAAGGCTGATGGAGGGGCAAGAGGGGCTGGAATGGTTGGGAAaagggtgaggatgaggaggagctggagcaagTGGATCGTGGTGTCTGTGGGTGACACTTGGTTCCCACTGGGGATGTGGCGcagtccctctgtccccagctgcaccaggaggggacagggttGGGAGATTTTACTGAAGGGCTGAAAGCGCAGGGGCTGCTCCTTTGTGCTCACCCTCCATGCTCCAAACTgggggggcacagctggggatactggggggacagagttggggacactggggggatgcaggtggggacaatgggggaaCACAactggggacaatgggaggGCACATGTGGGGACAATGAGAGGACATATGTGGGGACAATgagagggcacagctggggacattGGCAGGACACAGTTGGGGACGATGGGAGGGCACAGTTGGGGACCCTGAGGGGGCACAGGTGCGGACAATGAGAGGACGCAGTTGGGGACAATGGAAGGGCCCAGCAGGGGACAATGGGAGGGCCCAGGTGGGGACACTCGGGGGACAGaagtggggacactgggggcacacagttggggacaatgggggggcacaggtggggacactggggggacacagtTTGGGACAATGGGAGGGCCCAGGTGGGGACAATGGGAGGGCAGAGGTGGGGACCCTGAGGGGGCACaggtggggacagtgggggaaCACaagtggggacactgggagggcacAGGTGGGGACAATGGGAGGGCACAGGTGGAGacaatgtgagggcagaggtGGGGACAATGAGAGGACCCAGGTGGCGACAATGGGAGGGCACAGGTGGGGACCCTGAGGGGGCACaggtggggacagtgggggaaCACAACTGGGGACAATGAGAGGACGCAGTTGAGGACAATAGGAAGGCCCAGCAGGGGACAATGAGAGGACCCAGGTGGGGACAATGGGAGGGCACAGTTGGGGACAATGAGAGGGCACAGGTGGGGACAATGAGAAGACCCAGGTGGGGACAAtgggagggcacagctggggacactgggggacacgGCTGGGGACAATGAGAAGGCACAGTTGGGGACAAtgggagggcacagctggggactatcagaggacacagctggggacaatgAGATGGCACAGGTGGGGACAATGTGACCATCGTGTGCCCTTTTGCTGCTGGCCCCCATGTTTGATCCCTCCCAACATGAGGGATTCCCCTCCCTACCCTGCATCCCACAaggggacacccctgggaccccgtgtccctgtccccagcacccaggaAGGGCAAGAGCACACTCGGAGGCGGTGACACAGCCTTTACTTTGTAGACAGAAGCAGACCCCGACGCAAATCCCGCTATTTTTATGGCGGGAGCACGCAGTGCCAAGCGACAATGGGTGgggtggctgtccccagggtggggacgaggaggaggaggagagatcCCTGCCTGGAaggggacagtgggggacagtgccacccccatGTCGCTGTCCCATCCCGCTATGCCCAGAACACGGGGACGGCGCTGCAGAGGATGTTGATGGTGGTGCCCAGGATGGAGCGGTCAGCCAGGGGCACGGCCTTGTCCCCAACCTTGTCCTCATCCTGCAGGACACAAAACGGAGCAGAGCACCCACAAAAGGACAAGCAAACCCCCAGCCCAGCATTCTCCAGCTTGGTGCGGCTCCACCCCTGTGCTTGTGAGACAGAGGAGAAATTCTCCAGAGTAGAAATTGTCCAgagtagaaatccattttgatttaggtgaaatgcTCATCTTTGAGTCTGTGGTTAGAAAACAGAGCTATGTAGTCTAACTGCAAAGCCCAGGCTCTGAAAAACTGCTCCAGTGAAAGACAGCGATAAGGGGGAGGAGACAAAAAGTGAtaaagagagacagagactgctgtgagagcaggtcAACCTGACccaggaattctttctgatagAGAAGAACTAGCGGCAAATATCATGCAAAATTcgtaaaaatgaatatgtatgaacctagTGTGAAATTGAGTGCACATGTATCTGAGAGGGGGATAAAAAGGGACCTGAAGTTCCCATGTCTTTTAAGGAGAGTAATCTCCACATGCTGTAATAAACATACTggctttacaactttcacaaGGTTGTACAGTTTAGTTATCTCCATAAACAGTTGTCACCTCACCTGCCGGCGCTGGAAGGTCTCGGTGACAGCGTCCAGCCCCGGGAAGTTGTCCTTGTCCACGCGGGTGATGTAGCAGGCACGGTGACGCCAGGACCTGTATCCGaccagcagctgtgggcagaCAGAGCTGGCTCAGCCTGCACGGTGCTGTGGTGCCATGCATGTCCCCATGTCcgggtgtccccatgtcccagcgTCCCCACGCACCCATGTCCCCatatccccatgtccccgtgtccccgtgttCCCATGTCGCCATGTCCCTATGCTCCCATGTCTCTATGTCCCCGTGTCTCTAtgtctccatgtccccatgtccctatgtccccatgtccccgtgtccccatgtccccgtgtccccatgtccccatatccccatgcccccatgtccccatgcccccatgtccccatgtccccatgtccccatgcccccatgtccccatgtccccatgtccccatgtctccatatccccatgtccccatgtccccgtgtccccgtgttCCCATGTCGCCATGTCCCTATGCTCCCATGTCTCTATGTCCCCGTGTCTCTAtgtctccatgtccccatgtccctatgtccccatgtccctgtgtccccatgtccccgtgtccccatgtccccatatccccatgcccccatgtccccatgtccccgtgtccccatgtccccatatccccatgcccccatgtccccatgtccccatgtccccatgtctcCATATCCCCATGTCCctatgtccccatgtccctatgtccccatgtccctgtgtccccatgtccccgtgtccccttgtccccatatccccatgcccccatgtccccatgtccccatatccccatgcccccatgtccccatgtccccatgcccccatgtccccatgtccccatgtccccatgtctccatatccccatgtccccatgtccccttgtccccatatccccatgcccccatgtccccgtgtccccatgtccccatgtccccatgtccctgtgtccccatgttgCCATGTCCCTATGCTCCCATGTCTCTATGTCCCCGTGTCTctatgtccccatgtccccatgtccctatgtccccatgtccccatgtccccatgtccccatgtccctatgtccccatgtccccgtgtccccatgtccccacatccccatgtccccatgtccccatgcccccatgtccccgtgtccccatgtccccatgtccccatatCCACatgcccccatgtccccatgtccccatatccccatgtccccatgtccccgtgtccccgtgtccccatgttGCCATGTCCCTATACTCCCATGTCCCTATGTCCCCGCGTCTCTATGTCCCCAtgcccccatgtccccgtgtccccatgtccccacgcccctatgtccccatgtccctatGTCCCTGTGTCTCCATGTCCCTGTATCCCCATATCCCCAAGTCCCCAagtcccccctgtccccatgtccctatGTCGCAagatccccatgtccccatgtccccgtgtccccgtgtcccgtGTCCCCACGCACCTTGCTGTAGTCGTACACCACGGCGGCCGAGCCGTTGTGCCCGTCCCGCACGGCGAACGTGCcgctcctctccctcctgctcacGGCGAGCTGCTGGGGGCTCCCCTCGCCATCCAGCCCCTGGATGCTCATCCGCAGCACCTGCCGGGGGGGGAGAGGGCTCAGGGGGCTCTGCGGGGGCCGACCCTGTCCCCACAAAGCCGCGGTGCCATCCCGGAGCTGGTGGCACCGCTCTGTCCTCACCGTCTCGGCGTGGGACTCGCtgaggtgcagccccagcagcaggaaggcgACGTTGACCACCACGAGGGCCACCACCACCAGCGCCACCATCAGCAGGAGGCTCTTGAGCTCGTGGGGGATGCAGGGCAGGCGCGGGGACTCCGTGTACCTCTGTTGGGGACAGGGGAGCGCCCGGCTGAGCCAGAgccgggggtggcaccgggggcTCCTCAGGGTGGGTGGTGGGTGCTCCTTACCGGAGGTGCCTCCTCCATCAGCGCCTCTTTAGAGCTGTCCTCCATCGCTCCGTGCGCTCCTGTCCCTTTGCCAGCCCGGGCTTGGGGGCATTTATAGGATTCCCTGTGGCCGGGGAGGGTTGGGGACACTCCATCTGCCGAGTGCCACTTGTGCTGTTTGCTGAGCCCGCAAAgagccagggaggggacacaaaaCCTCCGAGGCCCCTTCCGAGGCAGCTGTGGGGGTGCCAAGGCAAACAGCGGGCAGTGCCCGCCCTCCACACACCCAGCACGTCCCGGGGTGGGGCTGCACCCCTGGTTCTGCacgggcagctgtgccagccccccCCGGGGCGGGCAAGGAGCTGGCTGCACTCATTGTTCCCGAGGGCACCGTGCCAGGGACGGCGCAGATGGACGCCTGGCATGGGAGAGATGGGTGCCAGGGACGGACGGGTGCCCAGCGCGGCGTGAATGGGTGCCCAGCGCGGCGTGGATGGGTGCCCGGTGCGCTGCGGGCACAGCGGGCACGgcgaggggctgggggagctgctgtggggggcgTCACCCCTGGCGTGTCCCCCCAAGTTCTGCGCACCCCAAGAGCAGCCGGTGGCAGGCGGGGAACGCCGAGTTTGGGACACGCGCGCACGGACACGcgtgcccagggatgctggagcTGTCACTCACCGCATCCttcatccctccctccttccctccctcctcctctccctccgtccctccctccctccctcccgcagCAGCTCCCGGGCATGGTGTGCTGCAGAGCCGCGGGTCAGGCGCCCGCAGCCTCCGCCGCTTCTCCTCCACACTGAAATCcccagaagaataaaaaaaaaaagaggaaaaaaaaaaaaaaaaaaaaggtttttgcaCAGCTGCCGGGCATTGGGAGCAGCTGCCGGGATCAAGCAGGGATCAGGCCAGGGAGTGATGGAGCTGCGGCGTTGGAGgatgcccagggagcagctccccgctctcctcctcctcctcctggccgTGGCCTGGCTCTGGCTGCCGGCGGAGGGGCGGCGGCCCCCGCGGCCTCCCCCTTGCCCCccgagctgctcctgcacccgGGACACGGCTTTCTGCGTGGACTCCAAGGCCGTGCCCAAAAACCTGCCCCCCGAGGTCATCTCGCTGTGAGTACCGGGGTGGGGACAGCGGTGGGGACAGCGTCACATCCCAGGAGCgcagagctggcaggggctggaggggcagggacacccctgaTGTGCTGCACAGGGGGACAAAGGGGTGGCAGGGCGGGGtccgggagcaggaggaggctggggacagcccgggacgtgtccctgtgtcctgcgGTGCTGGCACACGCAGCCATCCATCGGTGCCAAgcggagcagggctgcagcctgtCCCCAACGCGACCTTGGGCAGCAGAACCCCGGGGGGACACGGCTGTGACCTTGGTGACCACAGCCCCAGGGGGACACGATTGAGGAGGGAGGgtgacgatgatgatgatgatgatgatgacgatgatgatgatgatgatgatgatgatgatgatggaggGTCCccggggacagggctgtgccccgGAGGCTGGCACGGGGAGGTGTGGCAGGTGGGGGTGTTTACagctgtgtgagtgtgtgtttACACACCTGTCTGTGTATATTTACACATGTGTGTGTGCTTACTCACTAGTTTGTGTGTGTTACACACCTGTTTGTGCATGTTTACACACCCGCTGGCGTATAtttacatgtgtgtgtgtgcttacACACCCATTTGTTacacctgtgtgtgtgcttgCACACCCATTTGTGTGTGCTTACACACCTGTTTGTGTGTGTTACACCCATGTGTGTGTTATACTTGTCTGTGTGCTTGCACATGAATTTGTGTGTGtgacatctgtgtgtgtgttacaCCAGTGTGTGCATGCTTACACACTCATTTGTGTGTGTTAGACCCGTGTGCGTGTCCTTACACACCTGTTTGTGTGTGTTACACCTGCGTGTGTGCTTACACACCCATTCATGTGTGTTTACACATGTGTGTGTACTTACATACCCATTTGTGTGTGGTTACACACCCGTTCATGTGTGTTATACCTGTCTGTGTGTGCTTGCACATCTGTTTGTGTGTGTTATACTAGTCTGTGTGTGCTTACACACGCGTCTGCGTGTGTTACACTTGTCTGTGTGTTacacctgtgtgtgtgcttaCACACCCATTCATGTGTGTTTACACATGTGTGTGTACTTACATACCCATTTGTGTGTGGTTACACACCTGTTTGTGTGTGTTACACTTGTCTGTGTGTGTTacacctgtgtgtgtgcttaCACACCCATTCATGTGTGTTTACACATGTATGTGTGCTTACATACCCATTTGTGTGTGGTTACACACCCGTTTGTGTGTGTTACACCTGTCTGTGTGTGTTACACCAGTCTGTGTGTGCTTGCACACCCGTTTCTGTGCGTTCACACACATGTGCAAGCACGTGGCCCCGGGCCAGGGGCTGCCGCAGGGCGTGGGCAGCCTGGGGTCGGTGCCAGCCCcgtcccctccgtgtccccacACCGGGCAGGGCGGCTGCTGGGGTCCCTGTGCCAATGCCAGCGCCCCTCacgggctgccctggcaggcagcaggtgACACCCAGCCCGTGCTGGTGGGCAcgagggtggcagtgccaggctgctgccgtcccctgtcctgcagctccGTCTTTCTTTCCCACAGGACCATGGTGAACGCGGCTTTCACGGAGATCCGGGAGGCGGCCTTCGCCCACATCCCCTCCCTGCAGTTCCTGTAGGTGCCCCCCTGGTGCCCACCTGGTGCCCACCTGGTGCTCaccatgcccagcctggcactgatGTCTCCCCCCTCTCTTTGCAGCCTCCTCAACTCCAACAAGTTCACGCTGATCGGGGACAACGCCTTCGCCGGGCTCTCGCACCTGCAGTACCTGTGTGTGACaccgggacagggacacggggaggggacagggaggggacagggggactcTCGGGATGGCCCCGTCACTGTCTGCTCCCGTTCCAGGTTCATTGAGAACAACGACATCCAGGCGCTCTCAAAGGCCACTTTCCGCGGGCTCAAGTCCCTGACACACCTGTGAGCACCTGGGGGACACTGTGGGGGTGGCTCTGTCCCTTCGTCACTGTCAGGGATGTGTCACCTCCACAACCCTTCTTGTCCCCAGCTCCTTGGCCAACAACAACCTGCAGACGCTGCCACGGGACCTCTTCAAGCCGCTGGACATCCTGAGCGACCTGtgaggctgccacagctctggggacaccgggctgggacagggtgacatgccaggggctggcactggggcagggtGTGGTGTGCTGGGGGTGATGGTGCCATCCCTGGCAGGGACCCTCAGGACATTGAGATGGGAGAGGGTGACATCCTGGGGGGGACTCGGTGccatccctggcacagagccctgggacaccaacCTGGAGAAGAGTGACATCCcagtgggtgctgggggtggtGGTGCCATCCTTGCTAGGGACCTCTGGGACACTGAactggggacaggtgacacaccATTGGGTGGCTGGGGGTGATGGTGCCATCTgtggcagggagccctgggacactgagtGGGAAGAGGGTGACACAGCAGTGAGTTCTGGGGGCGACTCGGTGCCATCCCTAGCAAGGAACCCCAGGACACTGAGCTGGGACGAGGTGACATCCTGGCGGGTGCTGGTGCCATCCTTGGCAGGGAACCCCAGCACACTGAGTGGGGAGAGGGTGACACATTAGTGAGTTCTGGGTGTGACTCGGTGCCATCCCTGGCAGGGACCTCCGTGGCAACTCGCTGGCCTGTGACTGCAAGATCAAGTGGCTGGtggagtggctggagagcaccAACACCACGGTCCCCGCCGTGTtctgcagcagccccgggcagtTCGAGGGACAGCGGATCCGGGACCTGGCGCTCGGTGACTTCCAGTGCATCACCACGGGTAGGGCACCATGGCagtgacggtgttcacaggggtctgagggtgagggaagagacgaggatctgattccatgtttctgaaggctgatttattattttatgatatatattatattaaaactatactgaaagaatagaagaaaggatttcatcagaaggctggctaagaatagaaaggaatgataacaaaggtttgtggctgggacagagagtccgagccagctgactgtgattggccgttaattagaaacaaccacatgagccaatcacagatgcacctgttgcattccacagcagcaggtaatcaatgtttacattttgttgctgaggcctctcagcttctcagaaggaaaaatcctgaggaaaggatttttcataaaacatgtctgtgacacaccGCCACCTGCCACCTGCCACCTGTCACTTGTCACTTGTCACCTCACTGCTGGGTGTTCAGACCTTCACTGCcgcctctccctgctccagatTTCGTGATGCACCAGGTCCTGCCCTTCCAGGCGGTGTCGGCCGAGCCCTTCACCTACGCCAGTGACCTGTACgtggccctggcccagcccagcgccagcagctgctccatcctcaaGTGGGACTACGTGGAGCGCAAACTCCGCGACTTCGACCGCATCCCCGGTGAGGAAACGGGCTGGGGGTCCCCTCCTGGGCTGGGACCCTCTTTGGGGTGGCCTGGCACGGTGTGACTCTGTGGTTGTGCCACCAGCTCACTCGGCAGTGCACTGCAAGCCCATCGTGGCGCAGGAGCAGCTCTACGTGGTGGTGGCGCAGCTCTTTGGCGGCTCCTACATCTACCGCTGGGACACGGCCGTGGACAAGTTCATCAAGATCCAGGACATCGACAGCCAGAAGATCCGCAAGCCCAACGACATCGAGGCCTTCCAGATCGAGGGCGACTGGTACTTCGTGATCGCCGACAGCTCCAAGGCGGGCTCCACCAGCCTCTACCGCCTCAACCAGAACGGCTTCTACTCGCACCAAGCCCTGCACGCCTGGCACCGCGACACCGACGTGGAGTACGTGGAGAACGACGGCAAACCCCGGCTGAtcatctccagcagctcccaggcgCCCGTCATCTACCAGTGGAGCCGGGCCCAGAAGCAGTTCGTGCCTCAGGGCGAGGTGGGCGAGATGCTGGACGTGCAGATGGTCAAGCACTTCAGGGCCAAGCGGGAGCAGTTCCTGTGCCTCAGCCGCTACATCGGCGACTCCAAGGTGGTGCGCTGGGAAGGGCAGCGCTTCGTGGAGGTGCAGACGCTGCCGTCGCGCGGCTCCATGGTGATGCAGCCCTTCGCCGTGGGCCAGCGGCAGTACCTGGCGCTGGGCAGCGACTTCTCCTTCACCCACGTCTACctgtgggaggaggagaagcagaaatTCGCCAAGTTCCAGGAGCTGTCGGTGCAGGCGCCGCGGGCGTTCCGGGCCGTGCCGGCGGCCGacgtgcagctgctgctggcgccCAGCTTCAAGGCCAACACGCTGGTGTACCGGCACGTGGTGGTGGACCTCAGCCTGTAGCTGGCACCCGAGAGCCACCGGACATGCATGAGCCCACCACACCTCGTCCCACCCCACATGCCGGCCCTCCACCTTCACCCAGCCCCAcggtgcctcagtttccccacggTGCTCCCGGGTTCACGCTGTGGGACGCCCCTTGCGCTGCAGAGCGTCACCCCTGGGGGGTggagagggtttgggggggtctttGGGGTGGGAGATGGGGGTAGGAAAGGAGGGGGACAACGGGCAGGGATGtggtgggaggggaggggggctCCCAGGATGCTGAGAGGCTTTGGGATGGTCCAAAGGGGGTGGGATGGCCAAGGTGGATGTGGTGGCATGGCCTGGGGAGCATGGGGTGTTCTGAGGCGGATGCAGATGGGATGGTGAGGATGATGATGGGGTGTCCTGGGATGGTCTGAGGATGCAGATGGGATGGTGAGGATGATGATGGGGTGTCCTGGGATGGTCTGAGGATGCAGATGGGATGGTGAGGATGATGATGGGATGCTCCAGGATGCCCTGAGGATGATGATGGGATGGTGAGGGTGATGATGGGATGCTCTGAGGATGATGATGAGATGCTGAGGGTGATGATGAGAAGCTCCAGGAGGCTCTGAGGATGCAGATGGGATGGTGAGGGTGATGATGGGAAGCTCCAGGAGGTTCTGAGGATGCAGATGGGATGCTGAAGATGATGATGGGAAGCTCCAAGCCCAGAGGGATGACCCAAGGGTGATGATGAGAAGCTCCAGGATGCCCTGAGGATGATGATGGGATGCCCTGAGGATGATGGAAGCTCCGGGATGCTCCGAGGTGGATGAAGCAGTGGACAGAGGAACGCTccaggccagcagctcctgtccctctccGTGcatgcccagcagctccccgtGCCCACGGCCCCGCTGCCAGGCAGGACCCAGCGTGCCAGCGGGGCATCTGTGCCCACCAACCCCCCAATAAACACactgtgccccccagccctgcccgtgTCTCCTTCGGGTGGTACCACCAACAGCGTCCACCCGACATTGCACTGCCCCAGGGAGAGGGAATTCCTCGTTTTAGGGTGAACATGGGGTTTTTCCCAGCAGAAACCTTGGCCCACCTCGGTGCCCGACgttctgcagccccagggagagggAGTTCCTCATTTTTGGGTGCTCCTGACCCcacatgtgggtttttttccaccagAAACCTGATCCCACCTCAGTGCCTCCTCCATCCAAAATTCTGCTCCCCCAAGGAGAGGGAAATCATCATTTTTGGGTTCTCCTGACCCTacatagggtttttttttccaacagaaaCCTTGGCCCACCTTGGTGCGTGACATTCTGCTCCCCCAGAGAGAAGGAATTCCTCATTTTTGGGTGCACATGggatttttccagcagaaaCCTCAGCTCACCTCGGTGCCCACTCCACCTGACATTTCACTGTCCCAGGGAGAGGGAATTCCTCATTTTAGGGTGCACATGGCATTTTTCCCAGCAGAAACCTTGGCCCACCTCAGTGCCCGCTCCATCCAACCTTCTGCTCCCCCAAGGAGAGGGAAATCCTCATTTTTGGGTTCTCCTGACCCaaatatgggttttttttccaacagaaaCCTTGGCCCACCTTGGTGCCTGatttctgcagagccagggagagGGAATTCCTCATTTTTAGGGTGCacttggtgtttttttccagcagaaatctTGGCCCACCTCAGTGCTTGCTCTATCCAACATTCTGACCCCTCAGGGAGAGGGAATTCCTCATTTTAGGGTgcacatggggtttttttttccagcagaaaccTCATCCCACCTCAGTGCTTGCTCCATTCAACATTCTTCTGCCCCAGGGAGAGGGAAATCCTCATTTTTGGGTTCTCCTGACCCTGCATAGGGGTTTTACTTTTCCAACAGAAACCTTGGTGCATGACATTCTGCTTCCCCAGAGAGAGGCAATTCCTCATTTTTGGGTGTTCCTGACCCCacatatggggtttttttccaacaaAAAGCCTCATCGCGCCTTCGTGCCTGTTCCATCCCACATTCTGCTCCTCCAGGGAGAGGGAATTCCTCATTTTAGGGCAAACCTGAGGCTTTTTCCAGCAGAAACCTTGGCCCACCTCAGTGCTTGCTTCCTCCAAcactctgctcctccagggagAGGGAATTCCTCATTTTTGGGTGcacatgggatttttttccagcagaaaccTCCTCCCACCTCGGTGCCCAACACTCTGCTCCCCCAGGGAGAGGGAAATCCTCATTTCTGGGTGCTCCAGGCCCTACAcgtgggttttttgggtgtttttgcaGCAGAAACCTTGTCCCAGGGCGCGGGTGGGAAGCAGGAGGAGTTTCCCCAGGCAGGGGAGTCCCTGCTGGACTGGTTTGCCCGGGGAGCCTTTCCCTGGCTGCCAGGTGGATAAATATGCATGTGAAAAAACAGCAAATTAAGAGCACAAATAAAGATAAATATGCATGTGAAAAACCAGCAATTAAGAGCACAAATAAAGATCCTCTGCAGGTAATCGGGGCACGGATGGGTTTGGGGAGAGGGATGGGTCCGGCAGGGCATTGCCATGcagccctgcctcagtttccctggcagggaaaaGCAGATTCTGGAGCACGGCAGGAGGGTTCTGGCACTTCCACAGTGGTGGCCGTGACTGGGATGGGGAATCTGGGGAGCCCTGGGTCAGTCTTGGGGCTGCAAGGCTCG
The Ammospiza caudacuta isolate bAmmCau1 chromosome 26, bAmmCau1.pri, whole genome shotgun sequence genome window above contains:
- the LGI3 gene encoding leucine-rich repeat LGI family member 3, coding for MELRRWRMPREQLPALLLLLLAVAWLWLPAEGRRPPRPPPCPPSCSCTRDTAFCVDSKAVPKNLPPEVISLTMVNAAFTEIREAAFAHIPSLQFLLLNSNKFTLIGDNAFAGLSHLQYLFIENNDIQALSKATFRGLKSLTHLSLANNNLQTLPRDLFKPLDILSDLDLRGNSLACDCKIKWLVEWLESTNTTVPAVFCSSPGQFEGQRIRDLALGDFQCITTDFVMHQVLPFQAVSAEPFTYASDLYVALAQPSASSCSILKWDYVERKLRDFDRIPAHSAVHCKPIVAQEQLYVVVAQLFGGSYIYRWDTAVDKFIKIQDIDSQKIRKPNDIEAFQIEGDWYFVIADSSKAGSTSLYRLNQNGFYSHQALHAWHRDTDVEYVENDGKPRLIISSSSQAPVIYQWSRAQKQFVPQGEVGEMLDVQMVKHFRAKREQFLCLSRYIGDSKVVRWEGQRFVEVQTLPSRGSMVMQPFAVGQRQYLALGSDFSFTHVYLWEEEKQKFAKFQELSVQAPRAFRAVPAADVQLLLAPSFKANTLVYRHVVVDLSL